From Halobacteriovorax sp. GB3, a single genomic window includes:
- a CDS encoding HD domain-containing phosphohydrolase: MKALFVCDEKDLWTYYRNLFASHFTKLEVVFCIHGDEAIEKIGSEESFSLFLIEAGLKNEEPSQIAQNIIDLAGERPIIFVGEKVHISSRIDEQLIEESEVNEILIKPFDIHSFKKIVKAGLDWVRKEEFEQSIIEIDKEELLPMRIRNFYLYNTIPYDAYLELTQTKFAKVLTKDKKYVQAEISNFSKRGVKHLYLFKDDFLKLLEEGMKRILFILKQKNKQTPKILIATQIKGVLLAHQYIQKVGVTKELNLLCKELIETTNIVFRQYGKMKTLLVDFPFNNFDTSEQAVFTAYLCEAMLVGLGWASDTSRKKLGLASILYDSMLTNEDLSKIRSLDDRNLAMFTEQEQEEFRLHPAKAAQMARHFQGYSEVDFIIAQHHERPRGDGFPAKLTSNKLTAHSCAFILATAFTTRLAMSNGEQGNLIKIFREIKTLYNVGNFKEPLNSLQRTLF, from the coding sequence TTGAAGGCCCTATTTGTCTGCGATGAAAAAGATTTATGGACTTATTATAGAAATCTCTTTGCAAGCCACTTCACGAAGCTTGAAGTTGTCTTTTGCATACATGGAGATGAGGCCATAGAAAAGATTGGTTCTGAAGAGAGCTTTTCTCTCTTTTTAATTGAAGCCGGTCTAAAAAATGAAGAACCTAGTCAGATTGCTCAAAATATTATCGATCTCGCCGGAGAAAGACCTATCATCTTTGTTGGCGAGAAAGTTCACATTTCTTCTAGAATCGATGAGCAGCTCATTGAAGAAAGTGAAGTCAACGAGATCCTTATTAAGCCTTTTGATATTCACTCCTTTAAAAAAATAGTTAAGGCCGGTCTCGATTGGGTTAGAAAAGAAGAGTTTGAACAAAGTATTATTGAAATCGATAAGGAAGAGCTTCTTCCTATGAGAATTAGAAATTTCTATCTCTACAATACAATCCCCTACGATGCCTACTTGGAACTGACTCAAACAAAGTTTGCTAAAGTACTAACAAAAGATAAGAAATACGTTCAGGCAGAAATTAGTAATTTCTCTAAGCGCGGAGTTAAGCACCTCTACTTATTTAAAGACGATTTTCTAAAATTACTCGAAGAGGGAATGAAGAGAATTCTCTTTATTTTAAAACAAAAAAATAAGCAAACACCAAAGATATTAATCGCAACACAGATTAAGGGCGTTCTTCTCGCCCACCAATACATTCAAAAAGTTGGTGTTACAAAGGAGCTGAACCTTCTTTGCAAAGAACTGATCGAGACGACCAATATCGTCTTTAGACAATATGGAAAGATGAAAACTCTACTAGTAGATTTTCCTTTTAATAATTTCGATACTTCAGAACAAGCCGTTTTCACCGCCTATCTCTGTGAGGCCATGCTTGTTGGCCTTGGTTGGGCCAGTGATACTTCGAGAAAAAAACTTGGGCTTGCAAGTATTCTCTATGATTCCATGTTAACAAATGAAGACCTCTCAAAAATTCGATCTCTCGACGATAGAAATCTTGCGATGTTTACTGAACAGGAGCAGGAAGAGTTTAGACTTCATCCAGCAAAAGCTGCGCAAATGGCCAGACATTTCCAAGGCTACTCTGAAGTTGACTTTATCATTGCTCAACACCACGAACGTCCAAGAGGAGATGGATTCCCGGCAAAACTCACTTCCAACAAGCTCACTGCTCACAGCTGTGCCTTTATTTTAGCGACCGCCTTTACCACTCGGCTTGCGATGAGTAATGGAGAGCAAGGGAA
- a CDS encoding class I SAM-dependent methyltransferase translates to MAKLDLFTTLIQKISETQSQAPHSYRLFHGRGGRYEGLEHICVDQFGEILLVTLFKEEECFNLLLEMLSKTDHKKAYIQKRYLQRAEIECFKGQEVEVETFAKWNDLKFHLNFHGIQNLGYFLDMEKGRQYVHDHSKGRKILNLFSFTCALSVIAKDAGAESVLNVDMSKGVLKRGRENHQLNGHDLRSVSFLSHDIMKSMGKLTKLGPFDGIILDPPTSQGKSFQIEKDYPKILRRVSSMLSPGAWLMACVNSPFLEVSTIKDWFESNCEDLEFQEVFYSCESFEELRDSSGLKVLIYKKT, encoded by the coding sequence GTGGCAAAATTAGATCTATTTACAACGCTCATACAAAAGATCAGCGAGACTCAATCACAGGCTCCTCACTCTTACAGGCTTTTTCATGGAAGAGGTGGACGCTATGAGGGGCTAGAGCATATTTGTGTCGACCAATTTGGCGAGATTCTTCTGGTAACACTCTTTAAAGAAGAAGAGTGTTTTAATCTACTGCTTGAGATGCTGAGCAAAACCGATCACAAAAAAGCCTATATTCAAAAGAGATATCTTCAAAGGGCCGAAATAGAATGTTTTAAAGGGCAAGAAGTTGAAGTTGAAACTTTTGCTAAATGGAATGATTTAAAATTTCATTTAAACTTCCACGGTATTCAAAACCTTGGCTACTTCCTCGATATGGAAAAGGGCCGTCAATACGTTCATGATCACAGTAAAGGTCGGAAGATTCTCAATCTCTTTAGCTTTACTTGCGCCCTTTCTGTTATTGCAAAAGATGCTGGGGCTGAGTCAGTTCTCAATGTTGATATGAGTAAAGGGGTTTTAAAAAGAGGAAGAGAAAACCATCAACTCAATGGTCACGATCTTCGAAGCGTTAGCTTTCTCTCGCACGATATTATGAAGTCGATGGGAAAGCTTACTAAGCTTGGTCCCTTTGATGGCATTATCCTCGATCCACCAACCAGTCAGGGAAAGAGCTTTCAAATCGAGAAGGACTATCCAAAAATTCTTAGACGAGTTTCATCAATGCTTTCTCCTGGCGCTTGGCTGATGGCCTGTGTGAACTCCCCATTTCTTGAGGTTTCCACGATAAAAGACTGGTTTGAAAGTAATTGTGAAGATTTAGAATTTCAGGAGGTTTTTTATTCCTGTGAGTCCTTTGAAGAGCTTCGTGATTCAAGTGGCTTAAAGGTTCTGATCTATAAAAAGACATAA